In one Nicotiana tomentosiformis chromosome 6, ASM39032v3, whole genome shotgun sequence genomic region, the following are encoded:
- the LOC138893510 gene encoding uncharacterized protein, whose translation MRDHIQGEDYELWDIVTDGPLATLKKNAEGVDVPKRIADCTAEYLKKWEKNVKAKKWNVCRLGPDEYSRIQGCSTAKQIWDILQVVHEETTQVKRSRGTLLFSQYKNFAMKDGKTIQEMYTRFTTLTNELKSLGGLSLKKKESRRYSLGSCLSLGRAKSIPSRNQKIFSLSH comes from the coding sequence ATGAGAGATCACATTCAaggagaggactatgagctatgggacattgtcactgatggtccactggctaccttgaagaaaaatgctgaaggagtagatgtgccaaagaGAATAGCGGATTGCACTGCTGAGTACTTGAAGAAGTGGGAGAAGAATGTTAAAGCCAAGAAGTGGAATGTTTGTAGGCTTGGTCCAGATGAGTATAGCAGAATCCAAGGTTGTTCCACTGCTAAACAAATTTGGGACATACTACAAGTGGTCCATGAAGAAACAACTCAGGTGAAGAGATCTAGAGGAACTCTATTGTTCTCTCAGTATAagaactttgctatgaaggaTGGAAAAACCATTCAAGAaatgtacacaaggttcactacactAACAAATGAGCTAAAATCTCTTGGAGGATTATCCCTAAAGAAGAAAGAGTCGAGAAGATACTCACTAGGGTCTTGCCTatcacttgggagagcaaaatcaatACCATCCAggaatcaaaaaatattttccctctCCCACTAA